From the genome of Dickeya aquatica, one region includes:
- the rpoZ gene encoding DNA-directed RNA polymerase subunit omega has translation MARVTVQDAVEKIGNRFDLVLVAARRARQIQVGGKDPLVPEENDKYTVIALREIEEGLINNQILDTRERQEQQEQEAAEIQAVTAIAEGRR, from the coding sequence ATGGCACGCGTAACTGTTCAGGACGCTGTAGAAAAAATTGGTAATCGCTTTGACCTGGTGCTGGTCGCAGCCCGTCGCGCCCGTCAGATCCAGGTGGGTGGCAAAGATCCGCTGGTTCCAGAAGAAAACGACAAATATACCGTTATCGCGCTGCGTGAAATTGAAGAAGGTCTTATCAATAACCAGATTCTGGACACCCGCGAACGTCAGGAACAGCAGGAGCAGGAAGCAGCAGAGATTCAGGCTGTAACCGCTATTGCTGAAGGTCGTCGTTAA
- the gmk gene encoding guanylate kinase, protein MAQGTLYIVSAPSGAGKSSLIQALLKTQPLYDTQVSVSHTTRAVRPGEVHGEHYFFVSVDEFKRMIAEEDFLEYAEVFGNYYGTSRAAIEQVLATGVDVFLDIDWQGARQIRERMPQARSIFILPPSQDELERRLRGRGQDSEEVIARRMKQAVAEMSHYAEYDYLIVNDDFDLALLDLKTIIRAERLRLTRQKVRHDALITKLLAD, encoded by the coding sequence ATGGCCCAAGGCACGTTGTATATTGTTTCCGCCCCAAGCGGAGCGGGAAAATCCAGCCTGATTCAGGCGTTGCTGAAAACACAGCCGTTATATGACACACAGGTGTCTGTTTCGCACACCACCCGTGCCGTGCGGCCTGGCGAAGTCCATGGTGAGCACTATTTTTTCGTGTCTGTTGATGAGTTTAAACGCATGATCGCCGAAGAGGATTTTCTGGAGTATGCTGAAGTTTTCGGCAACTACTACGGAACATCCCGCGCCGCCATTGAGCAGGTGCTGGCGACCGGTGTTGATGTTTTTCTGGATATCGACTGGCAAGGCGCTCGGCAGATTCGCGAGCGGATGCCGCAAGCCCGCAGCATATTTATTCTGCCGCCATCACAAGATGAGCTGGAGCGCCGTTTGCGTGGCCGAGGTCAGGACAGCGAAGAGGTTATCGCCCGTCGGATGAAACAAGCGGTGGCGGAAATGAGTCACTACGCCGAATACGATTACCTGATCGTCAATGACGATTTCGATCTGGCATTGCTGGATCTGAAAACCATTATTCGGGCCGAACGGCTGCGCCTGACGCGCCAGAAAGTTCGGCATGACGCTTTAATCACCAAACTATTGGCAGACTGA